The window AGGCGCATGACCAATATATGGATATGCTTATTACTGAACAGCAGATATATGACTGCAGAAACCTGCGGGAGGGGATGTGATGCGGAAAACAGGAGTGTATAGAGATAATCTCTTTTTGGAGCATCAGACCAGTAGCAGCCACCCGGACTCACCGGATCGCTTGCGGATTATTTATGAGGTCCTGGATAATGGTCACACCGCAGACAATTTTATTTTTCCCGATTTTAAACCGGTCTCGGATGAGATTCTCCATATGAATCATTCTCCGATCATGGTGGATCGGGTAGCATCAACAAAGGGCCGGGGGATTGAGTATTTGGATTCTGATACCCAGACCTCAGCCCGTTCCTATGAAGCAGCCTGCCTTGCTGCCGGTGCCCTGATAGACGGTATTGCCCGTATTAACCGAGGGGAGCTGGATAATGCCTTTTGTCTGGTGCGTCCTCCGGGACATCATGCGGAGTGGGGCGAGTCTGGTGGCTTCTGTCTCTTTAATAATGTGGCAATAGCTGCGCGCTGGGCCATGCAGGAGCTTGGGATGCAGCGTATCCTGATTTTGGATTGGGATCTGCATCACGGTAACGGCACCCAGAATAGTTTTTATGATAGCGATAAGGTGCTGTATCTCTCCAGTCATCAATATCCTTTTTTTCCGGGCACCGGGGCTTTTCCAGAGATAGGGAATGGCGATGGGGAAGGATTTACTTTTAATATCCCGCTTGCCGGTGGGGAAGGGGATATGGAGTTCGCTCGGATCGTGAATGAATTGGTCGTTCCTCTAGCCCGAGCGTACCAGCCTGAACTGATTTTGATCTCCTGCGGTTTTGACATACACAGTGATGATCCCTTAGGGGGAATGGAGGTTACATCGGCTGGTTTTGCCTGGATGACCCGCCAGCTGATCGCTGTGGCTGAGGAAGTCTGTCAGGGAAAGATATTATTTACTCTGGAAGGAGGATATGATCTGGGAGCCATGCGAGATGGAAGTCTTGCTGTATTAGCGGAACTTTGTGGAAAGGAACTCAGGTGCGGATACCATACGAATCTTTCCGATGAGGAGGCAGCCCAGTTTGCCTCTTCAGCAGTGCCCTGTCAGGCTTTAGATTATATTCTTGATATTGTCAGGCATTACTGGGAAAAGATCTAGTTTTCATCTCGGCCTCTCGGGCCGAGATAATAAAGCCTGAAAGTTCTGTCCCGGCCTTGAAAGACCGGGCTATTCTCGGCAGTCCCTTCGGGACGATGTTTTCCCTCAGCCCCAGAGGGGCGGCAGGAAATAGCCCACTGTTTTAACGGTGGGTATAGGGGGGGGGAAATTTCAAGTCTTACCTGTGCTGAGTATAACGTATGAGAAAGGGGGCATTCAGTCCCCTTTTGCTTTGCTCCTTCCTTGCTTTTTCGCCCTATCTTTCTTCCGTACTTTGCCTTGGGTGAACCAGATATTCGACAGCTCTTCTTGTCGAGTTTTTCTGGATTGATCGTATCTTTCTGATGTCACATGTATATTTTTTACCCATTTTCAAGTGGAGGAAGATAATAATTTATTTCAAGGGTAACGAGCTTGTTTCTTTCGTTATATGAACTTTTTTTCTTGACGCCTGCTGATGGTGTGGGTATATTTTATACATCAAGGGTGAGGAAGAAAAAGAGTCCGAGAGAAAAAATCATAACCGGACATAGTCATGCGCCTCGCCTGTCTTTCATCATAACAATGAGGCAACGAACGCTTTAAGCCGTTGCCCAGCTTTTCTGGTTGGCACCAGAAAGTTGATAAAGCCACAGCCGTCGTGAGACGGTGTCGGAAAGCCACGGGTCTCCAGCGGGGAGATAGCCGGGTCGCCTACTTTTCCCCCTTACCAGGAGGTTGTTATGAACACTCCACACATATTTTCCACTTGTATTGCCCGTATTATTGATTGGTCAATACGTCTTTTGAGACGCTTTCGTTCATATGGAAGCGGACATTTTTCTTCAGAATTAGTTCCAGCTTTTACTTTTCATCAGGGCAAGCCTGTTCCTGTTCGTGTTGATATCAGAAGGTTCCGGTAAGATTTTTAGAGAAGTTTTCTGAAAATAATTCCGATAGGTGACCTGCTTCAGGATGAGGATCCTGATGAACGCAACCCGTCTGCGCAGCCCTTGTGTAGCTGGGGAAAGAGAGAGTGAAGAGGTAATGTATGAATGTCTATTTGGATAATTGTTGTATAAACAGGCTGTTCGATGATCAGTCAGACCGCCGTATCCGTTTTGAATCCGAGGCTGTGAAGTTGATTCTGTCGCTTTGTGAACAGCGGCGTTGGCATAATGTTGCCCAGTTTGAGATAGATCAGATTCCTGATGAGGACAGAAGGAAGAAAATGCAACTGCTTTGTAGGCAGTCCGATGATGTTATCACGATAGACAGGAGTATCTCGGCACGGGCAAAGGAATTGGAGAAAAAAGGAATCCAGGCCTTTGATGCACTGCATCTGGCCTGTGCAGAGGATGGTGCCGATGTCTTTTTGACTGTAGATGATAAGCTGCTCAAGCAGGCATTGCGCATTGAGGACTTGAAGGTGCCGGTCAACAACCCGGTTGTATGGCTTATAACAGAGGAATTGGTATGAAGATAGTAGATGGCAAAGTACAATGGGCAGGACTTGAGGCTGGCTGTAGAAATATCAGTACGATAGAATTAATTCGTTATCTCCAGAAAGTTGACAGTGGTTCCGGGGATTATGTACAGGATCGGCAGGAATGGCAGCAGGAGTACACTGTTGATATGCTGCTTGGTGCTGTCGATCAAGGGTAGGAGGAAGGGGCCGCCTCCTGTACCGTGTAGCAGGAGGCGGTCTTTTTTGCTTCACCCGCCATCTCTTCTCATCCTTCCTGATTTTCGAATCTTCTCCTTTATCCTCTCTTGGCTCTGAATTCTCATCGAAAACTTAATGTCTTGCTTGACATAGGGACTGTAACGGTTTTAAATCTTTCTTTTTTCATTAGAACATCCCAGTCATCCTGAGCAACCGGCTCCAGCGGATCATCATAGCGGAGCACGGAATTACGGAGTTCCTCCAGGACGCTCTGTGGTTTATTGGGCAATGGAGATATTTTCAGGACAGGTTTTCCGTGATCTGTGATGATCAGCTCCTCACCTTTTTCCTGTATTTCCCCGAAATACTTGAGTGCCTGGAGCTTAAAGCGTGATTTTGAAATCTTTTCGGGCATTATGTTCCTCTTTGGATTGATTTCTCTATTATGACTATGTTAGCTTGGTCATGTCCCTGTATCAAGAAGTTTCCCTGATCGGAGATGGATCTCCGGGCTGTTTCTTATCGGGCGTTCCTTGCCGGATAAAATAACGTCACGGCGGAAAGATACGAGTAAAGCCTGCTGTTTTAGTAGTGGCTATTCTTTCGGTAAAAGGAAACATCCTTTGGTCTCGGGAGTTCTTTTGTTTTTTAAGAGAGACACTGTGCTCGTCAAAAGTGCCTTTGCTCTTCTTGCTAGAGGTCGTTCTCTTGTTAAGAGGGGCTCTCCATTTTTAAAAAGAGCTTGTTCTCTTCTTGAGAGAGGTGCTTCTCTTGTCAAGAGAGGTCGTCCTTTTGTTAAGAGAGCTTGTTCTTTCCATGCGAGAGGTTCTTCTTTTGTCAAAAGAGTCGCTACTTTTCTTAAGAGAAGCCTCACTTTTTTCAAGAGAGGTACCTCTCTTGTCGCGAGAAGCAGTCCATTTTTAAAAAGTGGTGCCTCTTTTTAAGAGAGGAGATCGCCCCGGAAAGAAGGTAGCGCCTGTTGAAAGTAAGATACCCTTTCCCCCGGTAAATGAATCTGAACGCCAAAGACAGGGAAGTTGCAAAGAATACTATTGAATCGGGAGAGGGGTGATGGTAAACAAGTTAGACCTGATAAGATCAGGCCGAAAAAATAAACGAGAGATTTGACCTGTGCGAGTACCTGTGCGAGTACTTGTGATTCTAATTGCTCTTTATGGTCGTTCCAGCCATAAACCATGAGGGACCTTTGAGATCTACTGATAGCCATTTAGCGGACAGGGAGACTGTTTGATGTTCGCTACAGTAGCTTACCGTTTTGGAATGTATGAATTGTTTCACAAGTATTCGCCTTTTTAATCTGCAATGACACTGAAAGCCTCTGCAACTGAGTTGTCGAAGAAATTTTTTAGCTTGAACGCTCCAGCAGATGTTGCGGACCTTTTGGAATTCAAAAACTATGATTTCCTGAAGTATATTCTCTTTGTTGCATCTCGTCGTAAAAGATATTCCGAACGCGTTATCCCGAAAAAACGAGGTGGCGAGCGGAAACTGCTTATCCCATGCAGAGAACTAAAGCTGGTGCAGCATAGATTATTGCAGGTATTGCAAGTCATCTATCAGCCAAAGCGTTCTGTGCGTGGGTTTACCTTCGGGGAATGTATCGTTTCAAATGCCAGAGATCATGTGGGCAAGAGATATGTCTTGAATGTTGATCTGAAGGATTTCTTTCCATCTATTCATTTCGGGAAAGTACGTGGGATGTTTATGAGTTATCCGTATTCTCTCAATGATAAGGTTGCTACAGTATTAGCCCAGATATGCTCTCTGCAAACTGAACTTCCTCAAGGTGCTCCTACCTCTCCTATCATATCCAACATGATATGTGCTAAGCTGGATAGCCAATTAACACGACTTGCCAAGAAAAACGGATGTTATTACACAAGATATGCTGATGACTTGACGTTCTCCACATCCAGGAAAGCATTTCCGTTGTCTCTTGCAGAAACAGACGAAAACCAGCGGGTGATAGCGGGAAAGAAGCTGGAAAAAATAATTGGAGAGAATAGGTTTACAATCAATCCTGAAAAGATTCGTTTGCAAACCCGATACGGTCATCAGGAAGTAACCGGACTTACGGTGAACAAGAAAGTTAATGTTAAGCGGAAAAGCGTTCGTCAGGTACGAGCAATGCTTCATGACTGGGAAACGAATGGGTATGAAGCGGCAGAATCTAAGCATCGCAAATACAACTATAAGTCTCTATATGATGGATCATATAAGCCATCCTTCCATAAAGTAGTTAAAGGTAAGATTGAATTCATCGGGATGGTTCGGGGGAAAGATGATAGTATTTATATTCGCCAGAACAACAAAGCACAAAAACTTGAGTTGAGAGATGAGTTGTCGCCCCGATTATTTTCATTTATCGAACCGCCTGAGAATGAGAACGAGAAGGTTGTTCAGCTGATAAAAGCAGGGGAAAAGGATGAGGTTGAGTTTAAAGAGTCTGCTTATCTAAATAGACATACCGGCAAGGAAAATAAAGAATTACGGTTAAAGATTTCTGAAGAACTCGCGGCATTTATGAATACCCATCCAGAAGGAACTCTGCTTATCGGGGTTAAAGATTCGGGAGAAGTTATTGGAATAGAGCGAGAGTATAAAACAGCGAATCCGCAGAAAGGTAACTGGGATGGTTACAAATTAGCCCTGAGCGATACCTTAAATCGAAATATGGAGAAAGGAAATATTCACGATTTCTATACAATAACTCGGAGTTCAGTATATGGTAGGGATATTTGCTGTATTCGTACCCGAAAGGTCGATTCTCCCGTGCTTGTCAAAGATAAATTGTTTCATCGTGTCGGTACGCAATGCAAGCAAATAAAGGGTGAAAACATCATTAAATTCATTCAGGATTTCAATCAATCCTAATATTGTCCTTCAAGAACAAAACAAGACTATGAAAATAACCAAACAAGAAGTAGAACGGGTGGCCGCACTGGCCCGCCTGGAGTTAAGCGAAGAGGAAATCGAGAAGCTGACCCCTCAATTGGATCATATCCTCAGCTATGTGGCCAAGCTGGACGAGCTGGACACCGAAGGTGTACCGGTGACCACCCATACCCAGAGCGTGACCAACGCTTTTCGGGAGGATGAGGTCCGGGAATCCCTGCCACGTGAGAAGGCGCTTTCCAATACTGCCAAAGAGAATGGCGAGGCCTTTGTGGTACCCAAGGTTGTGGGCTGAAGAGCGTGTGAAGAAGTACAACCGTGCTGATTAATGCAGCACGGTTGACGTGTTTTTTTTTGGGCTCTCAGAGCACCTGATAATAGCGCTGCCCGGCGCATGCCCGGCAGATGATGCGCCCTTCCTGCGCAACGTCCCGGCTGTCCTGCACATGGTCACCGCATTGCTCGCATTGTACCCGGCGTTGGGGACGGCCCGGCATGTCACAGGATGGGATAGTGACCATCACCTCCTGCACAGTAAAGAGCTCTTCCTCAGGCATAACCCTGTAGGCAGCCAGCTGTTGTTGGTATTTCTCCTCAACCTCAGGGCAATATTTTTTCGAGAGCTCACGGGATTCCTCGCGTGCTGTCACCCGGACCGCCTGAGCCGTCTCCAGATTGACAAAGGTGGCTGCCATAACCCCGAAATCCATCCAGCGCATGGAGCGCTTTCCCAGGCTACATCCGGTGACGGACTGGATTGCATCGGTGGCACAACGGTCAATCTCCACCAGTACATAGAGTTTTTTTCTATCCGCACCCTTGGGATCCTCGATGCCGATGCGCTCCAGGCCCAGCATGGACATCCGCACTCCGATAACCTGACCAGCACAGATATGGCCGTGGATCTTAGTCGAGACCTCTAAAAGTTCATCAAAAGATTCCATATATCTTATTCTCCTGTTTCGCTGTCTTGCTGAGGAGTTTCTTCCACCAGCTCTTCCCGGCAAAAGGCCGCCAGCTTGTTCTGTAATTCCTGGCATCCCAAGCCGCTTTTGGCTGAAAAGAGCAGGCGATCAGTCGGTGCAATATTCAGGGCCGCATCCAAGGCAGCAGCCTGCTTAGCCTGCTTATTTTTTGAGAGCTTATCTGCCTTGGTGTAGACCGGCAGGCTGGGGATGTTGTTATACTGCAACCAGTCCAGCATCTCCCGGTCCGTGTTTTTGAGGGAGTGCCGCAGGTCAATAATAACGACCACGCAGGCCAAGGTCTCCCGCTCCAGCAGGTAGCCGCTGATCAGTACTTCCCAGTCGGAGCGCATCTGCTTGTTCACCTGGGCAAAGCCATACCCTGGTAGGTCGACCAGATAGAGCTGCTCCTTGACCTCGAAAAAATTCAGGCTCCTGGTTTTGCCCGGCTTGGAGCTGGTCTTGACCAGGTTCTTCCGGTTAACCAGCTTGTTAATCAAGCTGGATTTCCCCACATTGGAGCGGCCAGCAAAGGCGATTTCCGGGTAGAGCGGCTCAGGCAGCTGGCGCAGACTGAAGACCGAGTCGACAAAGGAAACCTGGTTGAAGTTTATCATTGGGTTGCGGCTCCTCAGGGCCGTGGGTGCGGGTGGGCGAAATTCCTCTCGCTGTTGCATTCATCAAAGGGAGACAGCAGGTTCTTTTCAGATGACCTTGTTCAGGGAATACTCAATAATCCCTTCCGCCCCGATCTTTTTCAGCTGCGGAATCAGATCCCGGACTTGATGCTCGGAGATAACCGTTTCCACAGAGAACCAGGGCTGCTTGTAGAGGCGAGCCACCGTGGGAGCGGTAACGCTGGGCAGGATCTCCAGGA is drawn from Candidatus Electrothrix aestuarii and contains these coding sequences:
- a CDS encoding PIN domain-containing protein, which encodes MNVYLDNCCINRLFDDQSDRRIRFESEAVKLILSLCEQRRWHNVAQFEIDQIPDEDRRKKMQLLCRQSDDVITIDRSISARAKELEKKGIQAFDALHLACAEDGADVFLTVDDKLLKQALRIEDLKVPVNNPVVWLITEELV
- a CDS encoding reverse transcriptase domain-containing protein, which encodes MTLKASATELSKKFFSLNAPADVADLLEFKNYDFLKYILFVASRRKRYSERVIPKKRGGERKLLIPCRELKLVQHRLLQVLQVIYQPKRSVRGFTFGECIVSNARDHVGKRYVLNVDLKDFFPSIHFGKVRGMFMSYPYSLNDKVATVLAQICSLQTELPQGAPTSPIISNMICAKLDSQLTRLAKKNGCYYTRYADDLTFSTSRKAFPLSLAETDENQRVIAGKKLEKIIGENRFTINPEKIRLQTRYGHQEVTGLTVNKKVNVKRKSVRQVRAMLHDWETNGYEAAESKHRKYNYKSLYDGSYKPSFHKVVKGKIEFIGMVRGKDDSIYIRQNNKAQKLELRDELSPRLFSFIEPPENENEKVVQLIKAGEKDEVEFKESAYLNRHTGKENKELRLKISEELAAFMNTHPEGTLLIGVKDSGEVIGIEREYKTANPQKGNWDGYKLALSDTLNRNMEKGNIHDFYTITRSSVYGRDICCIRTRKVDSPVLVKDKLFHRVGTQCKQIKGENIIKFIQDFNQS
- the gatC gene encoding Asp-tRNA(Asn)/Glu-tRNA(Gln) amidotransferase subunit GatC, with product MKITKQEVERVAALARLELSEEEIEKLTPQLDHILSYVAKLDELDTEGVPVTTHTQSVTNAFREDEVRESLPREKALSNTAKENGEAFVVPKVVG
- a CDS encoding FmdE family protein is translated as MESFDELLEVSTKIHGHICAGQVIGVRMSMLGLERIGIEDPKGADRKKLYVLVEIDRCATDAIQSVTGCSLGKRSMRWMDFGVMAATFVNLETAQAVRVTAREESRELSKKYCPEVEEKYQQQLAAYRVMPEEELFTVQEVMVTIPSCDMPGRPQRRVQCEQCGDHVQDSRDVAQEGRIICRACAGQRYYQVL
- a CDS encoding histone deacetylase, with the protein product MRKTGVYRDNLFLEHQTSSSHPDSPDRLRIIYEVLDNGHTADNFIFPDFKPVSDEILHMNHSPIMVDRVASTKGRGIEYLDSDTQTSARSYEAACLAAGALIDGIARINRGELDNAFCLVRPPGHHAEWGESGGFCLFNNVAIAARWAMQELGMQRILILDWDLHHGNGTQNSFYDSDKVLYLSSHQYPFFPGTGAFPEIGNGDGEGFTFNIPLAGGEGDMEFARIVNELVVPLARAYQPELILISCGFDIHSDDPLGGMEVTSAGFAWMTRQLIAVAEEVCQGKILFTLEGGYDLGAMRDGSLAVLAELCGKELRCGYHTNLSDEEAAQFASSAVPCQALDYILDIVRHYWEKI
- the yihA gene encoding ribosome biogenesis GTP-binding protein YihA/YsxC, translating into MINFNQVSFVDSVFSLRQLPEPLYPEIAFAGRSNVGKSSLINKLVNRKNLVKTSSKPGKTRSLNFFEVKEQLYLVDLPGYGFAQVNKQMRSDWEVLISGYLLERETLACVVVIIDLRHSLKNTDREMLDWLQYNNIPSLPVYTKADKLSKNKQAKQAAALDAALNIAPTDRLLFSAKSGLGCQELQNKLAAFCREELVEETPQQDSETGE
- a CDS encoding type II toxin-antitoxin system Phd/YefM family antitoxin, coding for MPEKISKSRFKLQALKYFGEIQEKGEELIITDHGKPVLKISPLPNKPQSVLEELRNSVLRYDDPLEPVAQDDWDVLMKKERFKTVTVPMSSKTLSFR